A window of Sorex araneus isolate mSorAra2 chromosome 3, mSorAra2.pri, whole genome shotgun sequence genomic DNA:
CCGGGCGGCTTTCCGCAGCCCTCGGGGCCGTCCTGAGCGGCCTGGAGAGGCGTCGAGAGCAGCCCCGGCTCCCGCCTCGTCCCTGGAAGGGAGCGCTCGGCCCATGCGGACCCCGGGCTCCTCGGACTCGTAGGGCGGGCAGCTCCAGGTCCCCCCCCCTGGAGGCCACGGGGACCGtccggcgcgcgcgcgcgctcttGGATGAGGTCCCGCAGCgacgccccggcccgccccgctcctcctcctcctcctcctgcccagcTAGGCTGCTGCCTCCCTTTTGGGGAGTTTTgtgggttttctctctcctcctcctccgtccACCCTCCACGGAGGCCTCCATGGTGCGGGGCCGCAGCTGCTGAAGTCAGCGAGACCCAGCCTGGCCCGGAGCCCGGCGTCCGGAGGCCAAGGCTATGGCCATAGCCACGTCGGTGAGTCCCGGGGGCGAGGAGGCCGAGGGTCTTTCTGCCCTCCTGTCACTTTCCTTTGGGTCTTTTGTCTCTCGCGCGCTTGTGTCCCCCTCCTCTCACTTTTGTTCCCCTGCTCCCATCACTCATCCCTCGCGCCTTCTggtctgcctccctccccccgcccttttcctcctcctgcgctccctctctgtttctttctggaGGCTGCCCCtccagggagagagggtggggggcgcCTCCCGGAACCCTCTGGGCTCTTCATGGGCGGGGACAGATGGTCGGTGGTGCTTGGAAAGGGTCTGTGATCCGAACCAAGACTGAGGCTGGGAGGAAACAGAAGAGACCAAACTAGGCAGAGACGCGGGAAGCGGGCTCCAGGTGGGCCTTCTCgggcgcagggggcgggggaggggacagagccagagggagagggCTGTGGGAGAACCCAGAGGGCGGAGGGGAGGTGATGTCAGCGGGCCTCTGGCCACTTTCCGGGGACTGCAGACAAAGGGAGGAGACTGCTGGCACCGAGGCACACAGGGAGGAGGCCTCGCTGGGAGCTGGTGGCCCACTGCTgttccccccgccccaggcagccccgccctccccaggcAGCTGGGGGACAGAAGGGTGGAtggggggccgcacccagcatcAGTTGGCCCGCAGCTGCGCCCACCCGACTGcaggcccagggcctggccccaTTGGTGGAAATTCAAACCTAGGCCAGGGCGGAGACCGCCCTGCCCACCTCCAGCCCAGTGCCACACCTGTACTGCCTTCCACCCACCCCTGGGGTGCCACCAGCTCTCTCACCTCTCCCAGCGAGCAGCACACTGAGAGGCTGTCGAGTGTGGCCCCAGTCATCCTTCTACTTGGGCACAAATGTCACTTTTCCGATcaaccccttcttttttttttttgtttttttgtttttgctttttgggtcacacctggcaatgcacggggttcctcctggctgtgcactcaggaattactcctggtggtgctcaggggaccatatggggtgctgggaatcgaacccgggttggccacatgcaaggcaaacaccctacccactgtgctatcactccagccccccccccatcaaCCCCTTCTAGCCCCTCCAGGCCCCTTGCTCAGACCTGGGTGATGGGGAGGTCCAGTGAAAACCCCATTAGTTAGGCCTGTGGTCCTGAGTCCCCAGCACTATGGGACAGCTTTTATGCTAATCACACTCGCTGGGCTCCGTAATGGCTGAATACATAGTGAGCATATCTGCTCCTGGCTTGCCCCGTTTATGTGCTGTTGTGCACTATTCAGTCCTCACAACAATACAGTCAGGAGGATACTGTTATTGTCTAAGGAGGGTCTTCAGCTGTGCCTGTGGACTCTACAAATGCAAGAGACCAAGGCTCAGAAAGAAGGTTCTAGCTCAAAGTAGTTCAACTCGAGGCACTGGAGAGAGAGGTAGAAGCcttgcttgcatgcggctgaccagtgTTCCATCTCTTGCACTccgtatcatcccctgagcaccgccaggagtaattcctgagtgcagagccaccccttgagcaccacctggtatggccccaaaacaaagcaacagtAACTACTACAAAAAAAAGATGGTCTGCTCAaaaggcacagagccaggactcaaatTCAGGGCTGTCTACCTCCCACTGTGCCCTTCTTCCTGGCCAGATCCAATACTCACTCCTACATTcagaattagaaagaaaatgctgaggggctggagtgatagtacagcgggtagggtgtttgccttgccttgcacaaggccgaccccggttcaattcccagcatcccatatggttccccaagcactgccaggagtaattcctgagtgcagagccaggagtaacccctgtgcattgctgggtgtggcccagaaagaaaaaggaaaaaaaatgctgagCTAGCCAGGAATTGGTGACATCCGCTTAACCTGGTGGGAAAGAACCTTTTGGGgcccaaaataaaatctgtaagtGATGCGGAGGGGGCTCAGGGAATGAGTGATTGTACAGTACagagtaaagcatttgccttgcatgtgtccaaccctgATATGATACCTGACACCACATAagatccctgagtcccaccagaaattatccctggtgggATAATCCTAGCAGAGCTAGGATTAGTCCCTGGGAACCATTGGGGGTGACACCCTACCCCCCCAAAAtggtttgagggccagagagtacaAGATTAAGGTAgatgggaggctggagcaatagcacagcgggtagggcatttgtcttgcacgcgaccgcgaccgacctgggttcgattcccagcatcccatatggtcccctgagcaccgccaggagtaattcctgagtgcagagccaggagtaacctctgtgcatcgccgggtgtgacccaaaaagcaaaacaaacaaacaaacaaacaaaaagattaaggtaactgccttgcaaatggccaacccccatttgatccctggcacttcctaTGATATgatcctgccacccccacccacccacgaaAGAAATAGTTTGATCAGTTTGGAATTAGGCAAAAGAAGATGGTTGTGAGAATCACccagctgttggggctggaggaatagtacagcgggttggagttatatatatatgtgatacatatatatatttcacccAGCTGTTAGCCCCACCTACCTCCCAGGGGAATCtgcgtttttttgttttttttttgttttttttttgctttttgggtcacacctggcaatgcacagaggttactcctggctctgcactcaggaatcacccctggcggtgctcaggggaccatatgggatgctgggaatcgaaccagggtcggccgcgtgcaaggcaaacgccctacccgctatgctatcgctccagccccgggaatctGCGTTCTTGCAGGCACCAAGGCATCCTCCTAGGGCCTGTGCGAGTGAGATAAGGCTCAGGGCTGCTAACGGAATGTGTCCGCCCCTGTGGGTCACCTGCATGGGGATCCAGGAGAGCCTGACCAGCAGCTGTCTCTACCACTGTGCCAGCCCCGGCACTGTCTCACAACAGACAGGGCTGAGGCAGAATCTGTTTTGCCTTTGTGCAAGGCTTCAGCTTGATTCCACCAAAGGACTTCAAGGTTGCCTGAGCTTCTGAAGGACAGTTCCTAGGACGCTGGAGAGGGGCTCAGTGAAGGATGGTTGGTGCTGAGGAAGCCTTCGTAGGTGGCTGGAGTCAGGTTTGAGTCACTGACCCCAGGACTTAGACACGGTTGCTAACAGGAGAAAGAAGCGGCCGAGTCTTCCGTCTGGGGTGGAGGAGAGTTGGCAGCGCCTGGCGGCAGGCCTCGCAGCTCAACAGCCAGGGTCCAGGTCACTCTGCTGGATTCGCTGTGTGTTGGTGGCAGCCTGCTAACCTCTATGTCTCACGTTTCTTCTCAGAGGAGGAAATACGTgtggcctctctctccctcctgcagtggctgtgaggattaaatgaaagaTGACCGAGGGGATGGCTTGCTCGGTGTCTGTGTACATCATTTGCACAGGGGGTCGGAGCTGGTGGAAGGAAAAACGTTACACCAGAGAGGACTAGACACGGGCTGATGCATGTTCGCTCTGGGTTGGCCGCCAGCCTGCAGCACATGCGCgcacgcgtacacacacacacacacacacacacacacacattttctcttcTCCATGGTAACCTCAGCCTCTTCTGGTAGAACCTTATTTGCTCACGTGGAGAACGAGACCTCTCCCgcgctttctttttccttctgtatTGTGCTGAGttactgccagggctgggtctcacCCGGTCTCTCGGGAAACCTGGTTTCTGCTGCCGCTTGCGCTGACCTTTAGCTGGTGGGGGATGCTGACCGGGAAACAGAGCTCGAGGGGATTTGTGCGAGGCCTGTGCTGGACGTCTCTTGCTCAGGAGGCTTTGCAGGAAATTCAACTCGCCGCATTTACTGAGGATGGATTCCAGCTTGGCGGAGTGCAGGGGCGAGGAGGACGATAATCCCTGTTCTGGGTTCTGGGATTTAGGGTGTAAGCGAAGAAATcaacaatttgtttttgtttcggagGCTGCACCTGGCGTGCTCCTGGGGTcagatgagatgccagggatcaggtcagccatgtgtaaggcaagcgctttacccaccgcactgtttctctggctccagtaaattttttttctttttgggggggctggagtgatagcgtagcgggtagggcgtttgccttgcatgcaaccgacccaggttcgattcccagcatcccatatggtcccctgagcaccgccaggggtaattcctgagtgaagagccaggagtcacccctgtgcatcgccgggtctgacccaaaaagcaaaaaaaaaaaaaaaaattttttttctttttgggtcacacctggcaatgcacaggggtgacccctggctctgcactcaggaattacccctggcggtgctcaggggaccatatgggatgctgggaatcgaacccaggtcagccttgtgcaagacaaacgccctaccccctgtgctatcactccagcccctgactccagtaatttttttaaaaaatagacaaatacaaATATAGTCCAAagggaggggggggctggagcgatagtacagcgagtagggcgtttgccttgcacacggcagacccgggttccatccctggcatcccatatggttcccccagcaccgccaggagtaattcctgagtgcagagccaggagtaaaccctgagcactgctgggtgtgacccaaaaagaaaaaaaaaattaaaaaaaacaaaaacaaatatagtcCAAAGGGCTGGAATGTATGTTTCCACACGCAAAGAGCAGtcagaagcaccaccaggacacctggtgtgaccccaaaactaatcCATAAGTAGTGTCTAGGATTGGGAAGGAAACACACGGAGAGAGCAATATGGCAGAGGCCGGGGAGCAGAGTCAAGGAAAAAGGCCTTTGGAAGGGAGCCTTGCGGCAGAGGTGAAGGGTCTTGGTGCAGAGTTGTGGTGGGGGACTGTCATACACCTGGATGCAGAGGCCCCGGCCCCAGGATGGCAAAGTGCAAGTGTGTCTGGTTCCAGGAGCAGAAAGAAGCAGGGGAAGGCCCGAGGGGGATGAGAGTTAGAATCCACTTTTCGCCCaagggggcgcggggaggggtgTGTTCTGAGCAGGGAGCCCTGGGCCTGCTCAGACCCTCTCCCCACGCTCCTCTCACCCTCTAGGCCCAGCTGGCCCGGGCCCTCTATGACAACACAGCCGAGTCCCCCCAGGAGCTGTCCTTCCGCCGAGGGGACGTTCTGCGGGTGCTGCAGAGGGAGGGCGCTGGCGGGCTGGACGGCTGGTGCCTGTGCTCCCTGCACGGCCAGCAGGGCATTGTGCCGGCCAATCGAGTGAAGCTCCTGCCTGCTGGCCCTGCGCCCCAGCCCGGcgccccccaggggcccccagccccacccgacTCAGCAGATCCAGTGCCGGAGCCCAGCGGTGAAGACCAGGAGGTGAGAGCAACAGGAGCTCCCAGGGGTCTGGGCCTCTCTCTGCCACCCCTCCCCGTGCATTGCTGTCCCCTGGGGTACGGGGGCAGCTGTGAGCCCCCCCTACCCATGGACGCAGCACCAAATTCTCAATCCACTGGTCCCACAGGTATATGTGGTGCCACCCCCAGCTCGGCCCTGTCTTACCTCAGGACCTCCTGCTGgaccctgcccaccctccccggACCCCATCTACAAGGTCCCCAGAGGCAGGGGCACCCCTGGAAATGCCTCAGAGGTGAGGGCTAGCCATTCTTGTGGGCGTGGGGGTCTCGGGGACCGGGTCCCACGGAGCTGAAAGTACCATTGGCCATTCCCGCTGTAGGTCTACGATGTGCCACCCACCGCCCTCCGAGTCCCCCCCAGTGACCCCTACGACTCTCCCGCCTCCTTTTCCCGCCCTGCGGCCCCGCAGCACCCCGGAGAGGACGAAGCTCCCTACGATGTGCCTctgaccccccaacccccttcagAGGCCGAGCCAGAACTGGAGTGTGAGGGGGACCGGGAACCCGGGCCCCCGCTCTACGCAGCCCCTTCTAATCTGAAACGGGCGTCGGCCCTGCTCAACCTGTATGAAGCCCCTGAGGAGCTGCTTGACGGTGTGGACGACGGGGGTGCTGACGAGGCCATCTACGACGTGCCCCTGCTGGGGCCCGAGGCGCCACCTTCCCCGGAGCCCCCGGGGGCCTCAGCTTCCCATGAACTGGACACCCTGGCTCTGCTTCTGGCCAAGAGCCCCCCGCTGCCACACAGGCCCCGGCTGCCCTCGGCCGAGAGCCTGTCCCGCCGCCCGCTGCCTGCCCTGCCCGTCCCCGAGGCCGCCAGCccgtccccagccccctctcctgctcCGGGCCGGAAAGGCAGCATCCAGGAcaggcccctgcccccgcctccgccccgccTGCCTGGCTACGGGGGCCCCAAGGCTGAGGGCGACCCCGATggcgggggggtggaggaggacccCGCCGGTCACCATAATGAGTACGAGGGCATCCCCATGGCCGAGGAGTACGACTATGTCCACCTGAAGGTGAGCCCCTCGTTCCCCTtgggtccccctccccctgggACCTGGGAACCCAGGACTCAACACCCCACCTTTAGGATAATCATTCCGGGgcaacttcctcctcctccacgcagccggggtgggggggggtcactgggCCCTTTGGTCAGCCACCAGAGTGTTCCCAGGCCTGGAGACAAGGTACTGTGACCTCAGATGGCAGGAGAGTCCTCAAGAAGGACGGGAGGGGTCTGGAGGGGGGGATTCTGGCCtgcttctccctgcccccccatgcTGAGACCTGCTCCCCTCCCACAGGGCGTGGACAAAGCACAGGGGTCCAAGCCCCTGGACAAGGCCTTCCCCGACGACACTGAGCCGCCCGACAGGGGATTGCCGGAGCAGCGGGTAACCGGGGCAGGCGTCCGAGGGAAGGGCTCTGGGCAGAGAGGAGCGGGGACTTGGAGGGTGCCAGGACATAGGGAAGGGGGGCCAAGTGGAGGCGGTGTTCAGAGAGGGGGCAGGGTTCAGCAGGAAGGAGAGGGACCTCAACACGGGGAACAGGAATTCAGAAAGAGGGGAAAGAATGTGCTGGAGGGCAGTCAGAAAGCTGACCAGCCTACTGGGGGCTGCTGGTCAGAGGTGGGCTGGGTGATTACCGAAGCACCTCCAAATCCAAATTCCTAGGTTCCTAAGAGACCAGGCTCCTTAATCCACGGCCTTGGACGCTGTTCCCTAATCTCTCGGGGCCTCGGGGAGGTGAGGCGTCACTTCAGTTCTTTCCAGAGTGGCCCTCACCCCCAGGGCTATCACATCGGGACATTTTCCAAGTGCAGTCAGGAGCGGAGCACGGCCCTGACCTGACTCGGCCACTCTGGGACGGCCTCTGCGCTCAGCCCTCCTTAGGCACCTCGCCTCCTGCAGCCTTCCTGGCCACACTAGACACTGTCCCGTCTGTCTGGTCAGCCGGGGCCAGCCCGAATCCATATGCACACACGAAGTCCTGTTCAGATCCAGGACAGTTCCAGTGAAAAACTGGACAGAGAATGTGAAATGACACGTGAGAGGCTggaaagagataatacaggggttaaggtgcttgccttgcatgcagcggccTCAGTCCAAGTCCCCAGCTCTGCCAAGTAtagcccctaaaataaaaatttatttttgtttaggggccaccacaccctgcaatgctcaggggttactccaggctctgcacttaggaattaagtcctgaaggtgcttgggggaccatatgggatgccgggggttgaacctagatcagctgcatacaaggccgtactatcattccagccccataatatttttttatttcaaacaacACGAGGTTCACATGTTCAtagtttgggtggggggaggacgcaCAGAACTACAGTTCCCCTGCTAGAGACCAGCAGAGAAGTTCAGACACTTGGCTGAGAGTGTTCAGGTCTAGATTTTTATGACATCAAATCCAGGAGCTTTCCTGTGCTCTGGGAGGCTCTGGAGAGCTAGAGGGACCTTgagcgagggagagaggaaagaaaggaaagaaagagggagaagaaggggctggagcgatagcatagcgggtaggccttgcacgccgccgacccaggttctattcccagcatctcatacggtcccctgagcaccgccaggagaaattcctgagtacagagccaggagtaacccctgtgcatcaccgggtgtgaccaaaaaaaaaataaaaaagaaagaaagaaagagggagaaggaaggaaggaaggaaggaaggaaggaaggaaggaaggaaggaaggaaggaaggagaaagaaaggagaagggaagggagggaaggagggagggataggCAGGGCCCAGTCGTGAGGGTACCAGTGACCCCTCTCTCGCCCTCAGGAGCCCCCGTCCCCAGGAGAGCCGCTGGCCCTGGCCACCGGAGACCTCCAGCTCCTGCACTTCTACGCAGGCCAGTGCCAGAGCCACTACGCGGCGCTGCAGGTGGCCGTGGCGGCCCTGCTGTCCAGCACCAGGGCCAACCAGCCCCCACGCCTCTTTGTACCCCACGGCAAGCGTGTGGTGGTGGCCGCCCACCGCCTGGTGTTTGTCGGGGACACCCTCGGCCGGCTGGCAGCTTCAGCCCCTCTTCGAGCCCAAGTTGGGGCAGCAGGGACAGCCCTGGGCCAGGCCCTACGGGCCACCGTGCTGGCAGTCAAGGGCGCCGCCCTGGGCTACCCCTCTGGGCCCGCAGCCCAGGAGATGGCACAGTGCGTGGCAGAGCTGGCAGGGCGGGCCCTGCACTTCACCACCCTGCTGGCCAGCCTGGCTCCCTGAAGTGCCTGTtcggcccctcccctgcctgccagaGCCGCCGGCCAGGCCCTGGTGGCACACAGCTCCGCTCAGGGACTGAGGGCCGGtggcctctctcctccttccagccccccacccaccgccccccAATCATCTCAGCCTCTCCCAAGTGCCCCCTACCCCGCAGCTTTTTGTACGAGCCattttgtataaattatttatatttaatattattcccTGCTTTGTCAGGGGCAGGCCCTCTGGAGCAGGGAGGAGCTGGGCCCTCCCTCAGGGGGGTGCAGGGATTCTGGGTCACCGCCTGGACACCTTCCTCAGGATGTGGCCCCACAGAGAATCCAGCGGCTGGAGCCAGGGCCTCCCCGAGCCGCCTCCTGTCGCCTCGTCTTTTGGCTCTGAAGATCAGTGCCTAAAAGGAGGGCGGGCCGGCGAGCCCCGAGATGGTGGTCATCCGGGAGAGACTCCTCTGCTGGGGCCAGGAGATCTGGGCCTCAGGCACCTCAATAAACCCTGCTGACCGGCTTCCTGGGTCGTTTCTTGGGACACTGTCGGCCAGACCTGGAGAACACATTGTAGACCTTCCTCTCTCAGGGCTGCAGGAAGTTGCTGTTTCGTCAAGAACTGGTTAATCACCGGGTCCTTCAGG
This region includes:
- the EFS gene encoding embryonal Fyn-associated substrate, with product MAIATSAQLARALYDNTAESPQELSFRRGDVLRVLQREGAGGLDGWCLCSLHGQQGIVPANRVKLLPAGPAPQPGAPQGPPAPPDSADPVPEPSGEDQEVYVVPPPARPCLTSGPPAGPCPPSPDPIYKVPRGRGTPGNASEVYDVPPTALRVPPSDPYDSPASFSRPAAPQHPGEDEAPYDVPLTPQPPSEAEPELECEGDREPGPPLYAAPSNLKRASALLNLYEAPEELLDGVDDGGADEAIYDVPLLGPEAPPSPEPPGASASHELDTLALLLAKSPPLPHRPRLPSAESLSRRPLPALPVPEAASPSPAPSPAPGRKGSIQDRPLPPPPPRLPGYGGPKAEGDPDGGGVEEDPAGHHNEYEGIPMAEEYDYVHLKGVDKAQGSKPLDKAFPDDTEPPDRGLPEQREPPSPGEPLALATGDLQLLHFYAGQCQSHYAALQVAVAALLSSTRANQPPRLFVPHGKRVVVAAHRLVFVGDTLGRLAASAPLRAQVGAAGTALGQALRATVLAVKGAALGYPSGPAAQEMAQCVAELAGRALHFTTLLASLAP